Genomic window (Streptococcus porcinus):
CTTGGTCGATAAGAATGGCAGTTTTTGCTAAGCCGATGGTTTGTGAATCCTTATCTTGATAGTAGTCATAATTAACAAGATTAGAATGAAGGTCTGTTGTCGAAACAATACGCACGTCAATATTTTGACCTTCAACAGGAGCTGAGGCTTGTTGCTTAGCTACGGGGGCTAACTGGGTATTGGTCTTGGGGTCGAGATTAGTAGCTACGCTTGGTGTTTCTTGATTACTAGTATTGTTGCTAACAGTTGTCGAATCAGTTATTGTTGGGGCTGTTGGGGTGCTGCTAGTGGTTGTTGTGGCTAAAGCCTCACTACTTGGAACCCTAGTATTGCTACTTATTGGGGTAGTTGTGTCAGGGCTACTTTCCGCTTTTACTATCTGAGTTGCTCCTGCAGAAAGCAACATAGCAAGCCAAATAGCACTTTTTGAAACATAGTATTTTCTCATTCCTAAAATCTCCTAATAATTTTATAAAAAATGAACTTAGACTACTATTATAACCTGAAAAAGGGTTTTCATCAACATAATTCACGAACATTTTGATAGCTTTCAAGGGATATAATACAATAAATGAGGTGGTTTTTCTCAGTTTTAAAATAAAGCTGAACCTCTTGCTTTGGAATAGATGGCTGAAAGGATAGATCCTTTTGCTTTTTCAGTGAAAGTGTTAAAATAGGTAAAAGAAATTGACTGAGGAAAAGAATGGCAAAAGAAATAAATTTATCTGGAGAAGAGGTCGTTGCTCTAGCAGCGGCTTATATGAATAAAAAAGATGTCGCCTTTGTAAAAAAAGCACTCGATTATGCAACAGCTGCTCATTACCATCAAGCTCGTAAATCTGGTGAACCTTATATTATCCATCCTATTCAAGTGGCAGGGATTTTGGCGGACCTACAATTAGATGCTGTGACGGTTGCTTGTGGTTTTCTACACGATGTCGTTGAAGATACCGATATTACCTTAGATAATATTGAATTGGACTTTGGGATAGATGTTCGCGATATTGTTGATGGTGTAACGAAATTGGGAAAAGTAGAATATAAATCCCATGAAGAGCAATTAGCTGAAAATCACCGGAAAATGTTGATGGCCATGTCGAAAGACATCCGTGTTATCTTAGTTAAGCTTGCTGACCGACTTCATAACATGCGAACCCTAAAGCATCTGCGCAAGGATAAGCAAGAACGTATCTCCCGTGAAACGATGGAAATTTATGCCCCACTTGCTCATCGTTTAGGGATTAGCCGTATTAAATGGGAACTAGAAGACTTGGCTTTTCGTTATCTTAATGAGTCGGAATTTTATAAAATTTCCCATATGATGCGTGAAAAACGCAGAGAGCGTGAAGCACTAGTAGATGAGATTGTTGATAAAATTATCACCTATACCAGAGAGCAAGGCTTATATGGTGACGTCTATGGTCGACCTAAGCATATTTATTCTATCTACCGTAAAATGCGTGATAAAAAGAAACGTTTTGATCAGATTTTTGATTTGATTGCTATTCGTTGTGTCATGGAAACTCAAAGTGATGTTTATGCTATGGTTGGCTACATTCACGAATTATGGCGGCCAATGCCTGGTCGCTTTAAGGATTATATTGCTGCACCTAAGGCTAATGGTTACCAATCCATTCACACAACTGTTTATGGGCCAAAAGGACCGATTGAAATTCAGATTAGAACCAAAGATATGCACCAAGTTGCTGAGTATGGTGTGGCTGCACATTGGGCCTACAAAAAAGGTGTCAAAGGAAAAGTTAGTCAGTCTGATCAGAAAGTTGGTATGAACTGGATTAACGAGTTGGTGGAATTACAGGATGCATCTAACGGCGATGCCAAAGATTTTGTTGATTCCGTCAAAGAAGATATATTTTCTGAACGCATTTATGTTTTTACCCCAAATGGTGCTGTCCAAGAACTACCAAAAGAGTCTGGGCCGATTGATTTTGCTTATGCTATCCACACCCAAGTTGGTGAAAAGGCAACAGGTGCTAGGGTTAACGGTAAAATGGTTCCCCTTACGGCCAAGTTGAAAACTGGAGATGTTGTTGAAATTGTGACTAATCCGAATTCATTTGGGCCAAGCCGAGACTGGATTAAGATTGTTAAAACCAATAAAGCGCGGAATAAAATTCGCCAATTCTTTAAAAACCAAGATAAGGAATTATCGGTTAATAAAGGACGTGAACTTTTGGTCAACTATTTCCAAGAACAAGGTTATGTTGCAAATAAGTATTTGGAAAAGCGACGGATGGAAGAAATTCTTCCTCGTCTCAGTGTAAAAAGCGTAGAATCTCTCTATGCTGCAGTCGGCTTTGGTGATTTAAGTCCAGTCTCTATTTTTAACAAGTTGACAGAAAAAGAACGACGTGAAGAAGAAAGAGCCAAAGCAAAAGCTGAAGCAGAAGAGTTGGTCAAGGGCGGGGAGGTCAAACACGAAAATAAAGAGGTTCTTAAGGTTCGCAGTGAGAATGGCGTCATCATTCAAGGAGCAAGTGGACTCTTGATGAGAATTGCTAAATGTTGTAATCCAGTTCCTGGTGACCCTATTGAAGGGTACATTACCAAAGGTCGAGGTATTGCTATTCACAGAGCTGATTGCAATAATATTAAGAGCCAAGAAGGTTATGAGCAACGCTTGATTGAAGTTGAGTGGGATATGGAGAATTTCAGTAAAGATTACCAAGCTGAAATTGATATCTATGGCTTAAATCGTAGTGGTCTATTAAATGATGTCTTGCAAATATTGTCGAATTCAACCAAAAGTATTTCGGCTGTCAATGCACAACCAACTAAAGATATGAAATTTGCCAATATTCATGTTAGTTTTGGTATTCCAAATCTCACCCAATTAACGACAGTAGTTGAAAAAATTAAGACTGTTCCTGATATATATAATGTTAAACGAACAAATGGTTAGAGGAGTATTGCGATGCGTGTTATTATTCAACGAGTGACCCAAGCTTCAGTCTCTATTGATGGGGAAGTAGCTGGCGCTATTAAGAAAGGATTACTGTTGTTAGTAGGTTTTGGCCCAGATGATACCCAAGATGATTTAGACTACGCTGTGCGTAAAATTACACAAATGCGTATTTTCTCAGATAGAGAAGATAAAATGAACTTATCACTCCGTGATGTTAAGGGATCTATTCTATCTATCTCACAGTTTACCTTGTTTGCCAATACCAAAAAGGGAAATCGACCTGCATTTACCGACGCTGCTAATCCTGATTTAGCTAAAAATTTATATAAGCGCTTCAATCAGATGCTGGCGGATTATTGTCCAGTGGAAAAAGGGGTTTTCGGTGCAGATATGCAAGTGTCCTTGAACAACGATGGACCTGTGACCATTATCTTGGATACCAAACAGAGATAAAAGGAAAACGAGAAGGAAACAATGGAATTAAAAGAGTATTTCCCAAAGAGTCAAGTAAATCATTTGCCCTTTATGGGTGAAGACTGGGTAACAATTGCTGAAGACGACCACTATATCCATTTACCCAAAGAAACCTTAACAGCTAGGGAATTGTTTTTGTTGGGAAAGTTTGACCTCCTTGACTACGTAGCTAAGTCTTCCGCATCGCCATGGCAAGATTATTTGCTTCTCAAAAAAGGGCCATTACCAGAGCCTTTGAGTCATTTTCAGTTTATCTTCCTAGAACATAAAGTAGCCTTGGCGGAGGATTTACTGGATCTCTTTAAGTCACTCATTCCTTCTTTAGTAGCTATAGTACATATCAATAAATCAAGGACGACTTTATTGGTTGACCAGTCTCAAGAGAGTGACTTTTTAAGCCTGTTTGCTGATATATTACCGACTATTGAAAGTGACTTTGGCATTGCCTTATCAGTATTTATAGGGAATAATTGGTTAGATAATAAGGGTCAAGGGTTGAGTGGTTATTTTGACGAAGAAAATCTTTTATTAACAGCTTACCAAACACAAAAAGGCGAGAAGCAACTCTTTTCATTTTCTGAATTACTTCTGTGGGGAATGCTGACACAATTAGACCTTCCAATGCTGGAAAAGCATTTTCACCATCATTTAGTTCAAAATAAAGAGGTCTCAGATTTAGTGCTTAGCCTTTGGCAATGCCAAGGAAATCTTGTGCAGACAGCTCAAAAACTTTATATTCATCGGAATTCACTCCAATATAAACTGGAAAAAACCAAACGGCAAACAGGGCTCAATCTCAAAAACCTTGATGATTTGACCTTTGCTTATCTTTTCATCCAGAAACAATAGTATTGTGCAAAGTGCCCAAAGAAATTTGGGTGCTTTGTCTCTTTTGTGAAAGCCTTTTCTTTGTTAGAATAGAAACATCAAAAAGACAGTGCTTCCCTATTTTTAAAAAGAAAGCTAAGTCTAAACAAGGAGTAAGATATGGTAGAATTAAACTTAAATCACATTTACAAGAAGTACCCTAATACAACACATTACGCAGTTGAAGATTTTGACTTAGATATCAAGGATAAAGAATTTATCGTTTTTGTAGGCCCATCAGGTTGTGGAAAATCAACAACTCTTCGCATGATTGCAGGACTTGAAGATATTTCTGAAGGGGAATTGAAAATTGATGGGGAAGTGGTTAATGACAAGTCACCAAAAGATCGTGATATCGCTATGGTTTTCCAAAACTATGCCCTTTACCCACACATGACTGTTTATGATAATATGGCTTTTGGCCTAAAGTTGCGTAAATATAAGAAAGCTGACATCGACCAACGTGTTAAAGAAGCTGCACAAATCCTAGGATTAACAGAATTCTTAGATCGTAAACCTGCTGATTTGTCTGGTGGACAACGTCAACGTGTCGCTATGGGGCGTGCTATTGTCCGTGATGCCAAGGTTTTTCTTATGGATGAGCCTTTATCAAACTTAGATGCTAAATTACGTGTATCAATGCGTGCTGAAATTGCTAAAATTCATCGCCGTATCGGCTCTACAACAATTTATGTTACTCATGATCAGACAGAAGCTATGACCTTGGCCGATCGGATTGTCATTATGAGTGCAACGAAAAACCCTGAAGGTAATGGAACAATTGGTAAAATTGAACAGGTAGGTTCACCGCAAGAACTCTATAACTTACCAGCAAATAAATTTGTTGCTGGCTTTATCGGTAGCCCAGCCATGAATTTCTTTGATGTAACCTTTGATGGAGAGCGCATCATCAGCTTAGATGGTCTTAATATCGCTATTGCTGAAGGACAAGCAAAAATGCTCAAAGAAGCAGGCTATGAAGGTAAACAAGTTACATTTGGTATCCGCCCAGAAGATATCTCAGCTAACTTACTTGTCGAAGAAACATTCCCAAATGCTAATGTTGAAGCAGAGGTTTTAGTCTCTGAGTTATTGGGCTCTGAAACGATGCTTTACGTCAAACTTGGAAATACAGAATTTGCATCTCGTGTTGATGCACGTGATTTCCATAACCCAGGTGAAAAAGCAAGCTTAACATTTAATGTTTCTAAAGGACATTTCTTTGACATCGATACTGAAAAAGCTATTCGTTAATTTGGTACCTCCTAGAATATGACAAAGTCCTCGAAATCTCTATTTTGAGGACTTTGTGTCACTAAGTTAAAATATAGAAAAGAGAGAAAAATGGAAAAACACTGGTGGCATAAGGCTACAATCTATCAAATTTACCCCAAATCCTTTATGGACGCTAACGGCGATGGGATAGGGGATCTTGAAGGCATTATTCAAAAATTAGATTATCTGGAAAATCTTGGTATTACAGCTATCTGGCTTTCTCCAGTCTATCAATCTCCAATGGATGATAATGGCTATGATATTTCGGATTATGAAGCTATAGCTGACATTTTTGGTGATATGGCCCAGATGGATCTCCTCTTAGAAGAAGCAAAGAAACGCGGCATTAGAATCATCATGGATCTAGTTGTCAATCATACATCGGATGAACACGCCTGGTTTGTTGAAGCAAGAGAAAACCCAGAAAGTCCAGAAAGAGACTTTTATATCTGGCGTGACCAGCCTAACGGGCTCATGTCAACTTTTTCTGGCTCTGCTTGGCAATTGGATGAAAAATCAGGTCAATATTACCTCCATCTTTTTAGTAAGAAACAACCAGATCTGAATTGGGAAAATGCAGATCTCCGTCAAAAAATTTATGATATGATGAATTTTTGGATTGCTAAAGGAATTGGTGGCTTCCGAATGGATGTTATTGATTTGATTGGTAAAATTCCAGATGCGGAGATTACTGGTAATGGTCCTAAGCTCCATGATTATTTAAAAGAAATGAATCAAGCGACATTTGGGAAACATGATTTATTGACCGTTGGTGAGACTTGGGGAGCAACTCCGGAAATTGCCAAACAGTATTCCCGTCCAGAAAATAAAGAATTGTCCATGGTTTTCCAATTTGAACATGTTGGCTTGCAACATAAACCTAATCGACCCAAATGGGATTTTGCTGAAGAATTGGATGTGCCAGCACTAAAAGCTATTTTTGCGAAGTGGCAAACGGAACTAAAGCTGGGTGAAGGCTGGAATTCCTTGTTCTGGAATAACCATGACCTACCCCGGGTTCTTTCAATTTGGGGAAATGACCAAGAATACCGTCAGAAATCTGGGAAAGCTTTAGCTATTTTACTTCATTTGATGCGCGGAACACCATATATTTACCAAGGCGAAGAAATCGGGATGACTAATTACCCCTTTGAGAGTTTGGAGCAGGTAGATGATATCGAATCAGTCAATTATGCTAAAGAAGCAGTAATTAATGGTGTTGCGATAGAAGAGGTCCTGGCAAGTATTCGGCAGGTCGGACGTGATAATGCAAGAACGCCAATGCAGTGGGATACCTCAAAAAATGCAGGTTTTTCTAAAGCCGATAAGACTTGGTTGGCGCTTAATCCTAATTATGAAACAATTAATGTTCAAGCTGCTTTGGCTGATAAAAATTCCCTCTTTTATACTTATCAGGCCCTTGTTGCTTTGCGCAAAAGTGAAGCCTGGTTAGTAGAGGCAGATTTCCGGTTATTAGAGTCGGCTGATAAAGTATTTGCTTATGAAAGATGCCTAGGCGCAGATACTTATCTAATTGTGGTTAATCTGTCAGATCAAAACCAAACTTTCAGCTTGTCATGTAAAACTTATCAAACCATCATTGCTAATACAGACCCACAAAAAGTTATTGACCAAGGTCACTTAGAAGCTTGGGATGCTTTTTGTATTAAAAAATAAGTAGTTAAAAAGTCCTCTGTGCACTGCACCCCAAAAGTTAGATAAAAAAAGTCTAACGATTGGGGTGTTTTTGTATGAAATTAAATTATGAAGATAAATTAGAAATTTAAAAACTAGTCAGTAAGTACCTTGTCATATGTGTTTGCCTTATTCAGAATTAGAGCCTGAAAAAAACAAACGATTGCGCTGTTTTTTTAACTACTAACATAACTTTTTGATAACATAAATAATAAATATAAGAAAACGATTGCATAAATAAAATTTCCTCGGTATACTAGTTATGAAAAGGATAAAAAGGAGAACTAGATGTTGCAGTCGATGATTAAACACAATAAGTCAATCAACCTTGAAAAACGACAAAAATTTGGCATTCGTTGTTTAAAAGTAGGGGTTGCTTCGACAACAATTGCTACTGCCCTATTTTTTACAGGTGTAAATATTGTTCAAGCTCAGGGTATTGATACTACAACAAGTGAATTGCTTGAAACAGCTACTTCTGATTCTAGTCAAAGTACCAGCATAGTGACTAGCTTAGCAGAAACAGATCAGACTTTAACAACCGAGACTGAAAGTCATCAAGACAAGTCTTTACCAAGGATTGCTGAACAGCCAAATTATCCTTCGTCTGAGCAAAAGGACTTAATTAGTGGAGGTTCTGCAAGTATCTCGGACGCCAGCATAGGTCTTTCCAAAACGGTATCTGATTTGGAAATAACAACTCCAAGTGAAACTGTCGCATCGCCAGTAGCAGAGGTACCTATTGCTGCTACTGATATTAGGATGCATTTCAAAACCCTTCCGTCTAAGGATCTGGCTAGTTTGGGGCTTTGGACTTGGGAAGACGTAGCTAAACCTTCTGAGCAAAATGGTGCTTGGCCGACAGGAGCCATTAGTTTCTCAACAGCGAAGCAAGATGACTATGGCTACTATATTGATATAAAGATGTCCGAAGGCCCTCGGGATTTAATAAAGTGGCTCATTAATGATACCAGTGGACAGAATATTACTGGTGATCAGGGCTTTGACGTCTTGAGTCAAAACATGAATGAAGTTTGGTTTGATGATAAGTATAAAGTTAGCTATTACGCGCCTCAAGCCGCAGGAACTCTCCGCATTAATTACTTGCGGACAGATGGTAACTATAAGGATAAATCACTTTGGTTATGGGGAAGTGTCTATCCCGCTCAATTAAGTCAACAAGGAGCTTGGCCAGATGGTATTAATTTTACACATTTTGGTAAATATGGCGCTTATATTGATATTAAGTTGTCAGAATTACCAAGCGATATAGGTTTCTTACTCCTTGATGAAAGTAAATCAGGCGAGTCTGTCAAAATTAATCCGTCTGACTATAAATTTACCGATTTTAAAAATAATACCCAAATTTTTGTGAAAGATGAGGATCCAACCATTTATACAAACCCTTACTATGTCAATAATGTCCGCATTCTAGGTGCCCAACAAACGAGTCCTACAACAATTGAAGTGAGTATGACTAGTTTAGAAGGTACAGATCAATCTACGATACTTAAAAACCTTACGGTGACCAACGCAGCTAACGAGGGTATGGCTATCGCAGGTCTTGTTTTAAACACAACTCAAAAATCAGTTCTCATTAAGGGAGACTTTCCTGCAAATAATGGACCTTATACTGTGACCTATGCCTCTGATCATTTTTTAGCGAGAGGTAACTGGCAATATAAAGATGCTCTCTACGCCTATGATGGTTTTCTTGGCTCCCAAGTAACGAAAAATGGTCAGTCTGTTGATATGGCTATTTGGTCACCGAGTGCTGACCAGGTTTCAGTTGTCCTTTATGATAAAGAGGATCAAAACCTTGTTATAGGTAAGGTTGATATGGTAAGGGGCGACAAAGGCCAGTGGACAGTTAAGTTAGATAAGACTACGGGTCTTGGAATTAGCGATTACAGAGGTTATTATTACCATTATGAAATTAAACGTGCTGATAAATCAGTTCTAGTTTTAGACCCCTATGCGAAATCTCTGGCAGAATGGAATTCTGACTTAGCTACCAAAGGTCCAGTCTATGCAGTTGCTAAAGCGGCCCTCGTTGATCCAGGTCAATATGGTCCGAAAGAATTGACATATGCTAACATTCCTGGCTTCAATAAGCGTGAAGATGCAATTATCTATGAGGCACATGTGCGTGATTTTACATCTGATAAAGCTATCTCAGCTGACTTACAACACCAAATTGGCACTTTTGCAGCCTTTGCTGAACGCTTGCAATACTTAAAAGAGCTAGGAGTAACCCATATTCAGCTACTACCAGTCATGTCTTATTATTTCATTAATGAAATGAATAAGGAAAGAATGGATAACTATGCCTCAAGTGCTACCAATTATAATTGGGGCTATGACCCTCAGAGCTATTTTGCACTGACTGGTAATTATTCTTCAGATCCGAAAGATCCTACTAAGCGTATTGAAGAATTTAAAAATCTTGTTAATGAAATTCATAAATTGGGAATGGGTGTGCTGTTGGATGTGGTATATAATCATACAGCTAAAACCGCTATTTTGGAGGATTTGGAACCTCATTACTACCACTTTATGGATGTTGATGGAACACCACGAACTGCTTTTGGTGGCGGCAGGGTCGGAACAACTCATTATATGACGCGTCGATTACTACTTGATTCTATTAAGTACATGGTATCAGAGTATAAAGTCGATGGCTTTAGATTTGACATGATGGGAGAACATGACGCAGAAACAATTCAAGCTGCTTATGACGCTGCAAAAGCTCTTAATCCAAAGATTTTGATGTTAGGAGAAGGTTGGATTACCTATGCAGGCGATGAGAATAAACCTGTTCAGCCTGCAGATCAAACTTGGATGAATCAAACCGATTCAGTTGCTTCCTTCTCAGATGATATCCGTAATCTTTTGAAATCGGGCTACCCAAATGAAGGACAACCCGCATTCTTGACAAATGGTAGTCGAAGCATTCATGGCATCTTTAGCAATATTAAGGGACAACCAACTAATTTCAAAGCTGATGATCCAGGTGATGTGATTCAATACATTGAAGCACATGACAATCTTACTCTTTTTGATATTATTGCTCAGTCTATCAAAAAAGATCCAAGCATTGCTAAAAATAATAGTGAGATTCATCGTCGGCTACGTTTAGGAAATCTTATCGTTATGACGTCTCAAGGAACTGCCTTTATCCATGCTGGACAAGAATATGGACGCACAAAGCAGTTCCGAGATGAGGCTTACAAATATCCAGTTTCGAGTGACTTAGTGCCTAATAAATCCCATTTATTGGTTAATGAGGACGGAAGTCCATTTGCCTATCCTTATTTTATCCATGATTCATACGACTCGACGGATGCTATTAACCATTTTGATTGGACTAAAGCTACAAATAGTAGTCTATATCCAGAAAATACTAAGAGTCATGATTATATGCAAGGGTTGATTGCTATTAGGAAGTCAACAGACGCTTTCAGACTAGGTGACAAAGCTTTGATTGACCAAATGGTATCTTTAATTACTATTCCAGGTCAAGATGGGGTTTCTGAATCAGACCTTATCATTGGTTATATGGTCACAGCAACTAATGGAGATCGCTATGCAGTCTTAGTGAATGCTGACAGTAAGACACGTCACTTCACTCTTCCTGTAGAATGGCAGAGCGCTAGCGTACTTGTAGATGCTGATCGTGCGGGCTTGGCCAATATAAGTCATCCAAAAGGGTTGCACTTTGACCAGAATGGTCTTTCTCTAGATGCTTTGACAGCAACTATCTTGAAATTAGCAAAGGCGGTAGAAGGTGAGTCTAGTTCTGAAATGAATGAAGAATCTGACAATTTCCAGACTCTAATGACACCGCAGCCAACTAGTAGGAAGGGTACTTCAGCAACCACTACATCAGAAGTTCTGCCAGAATCCTTGGTTACGGCTGCCTCTTCATCTCAGTTAGTAAGAGATAGTAATACAGATAACCTTGAAAAAGGGTCAGAAGAGACAGCGAATCCTAGCACAAATAAGAAAGATCGGGTAAGAACTGAGACTTCAGGTACTACCGATAAAATCGTAGACAAAGCTGCTGTTAAAATAAAAAATAACCAAGGACAAAAGACTATTTTTACATTGGTTGCTAGTGTTTTCGTCATAACTTGTGCCTATTTCATTAAAAAGTACAAAGGTCGTCCATAAATAGTTTGTTAGCATGAGTGAAAATGACTTTAAGAGTCTAGGAAAATTTTTCTAGACTTTTACTTATCTTCTTTTAAGCTTTTAACAACTCTAGCTGGGCTACCTAAAGCTAGGCTGTTAGCAGGGATATCTTTTGTGACTAAACTATTAGCACCAATAACAGAATTATCGCCGATACTGATACCTGGTAAAACGGTTGTATTTGCACCAATCCAACAATTTTTCCCAATCTGAACGGGTAGATTGTATTGAAGTCCTTGTTCCCGTAATGATGGTTGGAGAGGGTGAGTTCCCGAAATTATGGTGACATTTGGTGCTATCATAGTGTTGTCACCAATTGTGATAAAGGTATCATCTACTAGAGTCAAATTAAAATTGATATAGACATTTTTTCCAATGGTAGTAAAGTGTCCTCCCCAATTAGCTCTAAGTGGTGGCTCGATAAAGACGTCTGAACCAACTGACTTAAACATTTCTTTCATTAATTGATTTCGCTTCTCAATTTCTGAAGGTATTGTTTGATTAAAGCAATAGAGGAGTTCTTGACAAGCTAATTGTTTTTTGATGAGTTGAGGGTCGTTAGGAAAATAGAGTTGTCCAGAGTGCATTGATGTCATCGTTGTCATATTTAACTCCTTTTCATAAGGTAGATTCTCGGATAGTTAACTGAGTGGCAATTTTGGTCAAAGTGAGGCCACGCGACGGTTGGACTAATTGTTTATTGAGGATATCTACAGCAATAGTTCCCATTTCTTCTGTATAGACGGTGATGCTAGAAAGGGCGGGGAAAACTTGTCTTGTAATAGGGGTGTCATTGAATGAGATTAAACTAACACGATTTGGAACTGGGATATTAGCTTCTTG
Coding sequences:
- a CDS encoding sugar O-acetyltransferase yields the protein MTTMTSMHSGQLYFPNDPQLIKKQLACQELLYCFNQTIPSEIEKRNQLMKEMFKSVGSDVFIEPPLRANWGGHFTTIGKNVYINFNLTLVDDTFITIGDNTMIAPNVTIISGTHPLQPSLREQGLQYNLPVQIGKNCWIGANTTVLPGISIGDNSVIGANSLVTKDIPANSLALGSPARVVKSLKEDK